TTCGGCACCGGCATTCGCGGGCATTCAGCACAGTTATGACCACCGTGATTGACACTGACCCCGTCTTCGCCGCGCTGGCGGCGCGGGTACCTGCCGCCGACCCGGGCAGCTATCACGAAGTCACCAACGCGATGTCGGGCAAGCCGCTGGGCCGGATGCCACACTGCACCGCCGACGATGTCGCCGTCGCCGCCGTCCGGGCCAGGCAGGTGCAGAAGAGTTGGGCCGGCAGGCCGATTGCCGAGCGGGCGGCGGTGCTGTTGCGCATGCATGACCTGGTGCTCAAGCGCCAGGATGAGGTGCTCGACATCATCCAGTCCGAGAACGGCAAGGCGCGCGGGCATGCCTTCGAGGAGGTGATCGACGTCGCGCTGACCACCCGCTACTACGCCCACACCACCGGGGACTACCTCAAACCCCAACGGCGGCAGGGTGTTCAGCTGGTCCTCACCGAAGCCTGGGAATACCACCACCCCAAGGGACTGGTCGGTGTGATCGCGCCGTGGAACTATCCGTTGACCCTGGGTATCAGCGATGCGCTGCCGGCGATCGTCGCCGGAAACGCGGTGCTGATCAAACCCGATGAGCGCACGCCCTTTTCGACGCTGTGGGCGGTGCGGTTGCTCGAAGAGGCCGGGATGCCGCCCGGTCTGGTGCAGGTCGTCACCGGCCCCGGCTCCGAACTCGGGACACCGATCATCGAGCAGTCCGACTTCCTGATGTTCACCGGTTCCACCCGCGTCGGCCGTCTCGTCGCCGCCCAGGCCGGCGAACAGCTGATCGACTGCTCGATGGAACTCGGCGGCAAGAACGCCCTGCTGGTGCTCGACGACGCCGACGTCGCCAAGGCGGCGGTCGGAGCCACCCGCGCGTGCTTCTCCAACGCCGGACAGTTGTGCATCTCGATCGAGCGGATCTACGTGCCGAAGATGTTGTGGGACAGCTTTGTTCCCGCTTTTGTCGAGGCGACGGAGAGCATGGTGTTGTCGGCGGGACTGGACTACAAGGCCGACATGGGCTCGTTGATCAACGAGACCCAGTTGAACACCGTCATCCATCACGTCCAGGACGCGGTGGCGCAGGGCGCGACCGTGCTGACCGGCGGCAAGCCGCGCCCCGACATCGGTCCCTACTTCTATGAGCCGACGATCATGACCGGCGTCCGAAAAGGCATGGCCGCCTTTGCCGACGAGACCTTCGGACCGGTGGTGTCGCTGTATCCGGTGGACAGCGAAGACGAGGCCATCGCGAAGGCCAACGACAGCGACTTCGGGTTGAACTTCAGCGTCTGGACCGCCGACCCGCAACGCGGGCGCCGCGTCGCCGCGCGATTGCAAGCCGGCACCGTTAACGTCAACGAGGGTTATGCCGCCGCCTGGGCGTCGGTCGATGCGCCGATGGGCGGCATGAAGGACTCCGGCCTCGGACGCCGCCACGGCGAGCACGGAATCCTCAAATACACCGAATCCCAGACCATTGCGATCGAACGCGTGCTGCCCGTGGGGGCGCCGCGGTGGTTGCGGGCCGACCGGTATGCGCGGGTGATGACTGGCGGGCTGCGCGCGCTCAAACGACTGCCCGGCGTCAAATAAAGCGTCAACTAGAGGGGGATGGCATGGCCGTGGACTACGACGTAGTGGTGATCGGCTCCGGCTTCGGCGGATCGGTCTCGGCGCTGCGGTTGACCGAGAAGGGTTACCGAGTCGGCGTTCTGGAGGCCGGACGGCGCTTCGAGGATTCGGAGTTCCCGAAGAACAGCATGGACGTGCGGAACTTCCTGTGGGCACCAAAGCTCGGCTGCACCGGAATTCAGCGCATCCACGTGCTGCCCGACGTGATCGTGCTGGCCGGCGCCGGCGTGGGCGGCGGCTCGCTGAACTACGCCAACACGCTCTACGAGCCAAAGTCGGATGCCTTCTACCGGGACCGGCAGTGGGCGCACATCACCGATTGGCGCGACGAGTTGGCCCCCTACTACGACCAAGCGAAACGCATGCTGGGGGTGGTGCGGAATCCGACGATGACGGCGTCGGACGTTGCGTTGCGCAAGGTGGCCGAGGACATGGGCGTCGGCGAGACGTTCGGCATGACACCCGTCGGGGTGTTCTTCGGCGACGACAATGTGCCGAAACCCGGTGTGGAGGTTGATGATCCGTTCTTCGGCGGGGCCGGGCCGCGCCGGCGTGGGTGCATCGAGGTCGGCGAGTGCATGACCGGTTGCCGGCACAACGCTAAGAACACGCTGATGAAGAACTACCTGTATCTGGCCGAGCGGGCCGGCGCGAAGGTGCACGACCTGACCACCGTCGTCAAGGTGCGTCCTCGTGCCGAGGGCGGTTATGCCGTCGACACCGTCCGCAGCGGCAGTTGGCGGGCGAGGCGCACCGCCGGCACCATCACCGCCCAGCAGGTGATCTTCGCGGCGGGGACCTGGGGCACCCAGCAGTTGTTGCACCGGATGAAAGCCGACGGCACGCTGAGCGGGATTTCGGACCGCCTCGGAGTGCTGACCCGAACGAATTCGGAAGCGCTTTGTGGTGCCAGCGTGCGGATGCGGCAGGGCAGCGACGCCGGGTTCCATCAGGGAGTCGCGATCACATCGTCGATCCACCCGGACGATAAGACGCACATCGAACCGGTCCGCTACGGCAAGGGCCCGCAGTCGATGGGGATGCTGACCACGGTGATGACCGACGGCGGAGGGCGCGCGCCGCGGTGGGCCCGGTGGCTGGGACAGGTGCTGCGCCACCCGGGTCAGGCGGCGTCGGTGTATGCCGGTCTGCGGACCTGGTCGCAGCGCACCGTCATCGCGCTGGTCATGCAGACCGAGGACAACTCGCTGACGCTGTTCCCCAAGCGGCGGCGGTTGGGCGGAGTCAAGCTGTCGTCCCGGCAGGGCCACGGGGTGCCCAACCCCACCTGGATCCCGAAGGCCAACGAGGCGGTGCGTCAGCTCGCCGAGGACATCGGCGGGATGCCCTACAGCAGCGTCGGCGAAATCTTCGACATCCCGATGACGGCCCACTTCCTCGGCGGATGCACGATCGGGGATTCACCGGAGACCGGCGTCATCGATCCGTATCACCGGATGTTCGGGCATCCCGGGCTGCATGTGATGGACGGGTCGGCCATCTCCGCCAACATCGGGGTGAACCCGTCGCTGACCATCACGGCGCAGGCCGAGCGGGCAATGTCATTCTGGCCCAACGTGAATGAGGAAGATACCCGGCCTGATCTTGGCACCGGATATCAGCGGCTGGTGCCGGTGGCGCCGCAACGGCCGGTGGTTCCGGGGGATGCTCCGGCGGCGTTGCGGTTGCCCGTCGTGGAGCGCTAAGCCCGCCCCGCGTCCTCGGCAAACGCCTGCGGCCTGTCAGACGTCCGTCGCATACTGACGACAGGGAGGAAAGGCAGGGTTGTTGCCATGAAGTCACTCGTCGGTGAAACCTTTGGCAAATACGAAGTCAGTCGGCTGCTCGGCAAGGGCGGCATGGGTGAGGTGTACGAGGCATTCGACACCGACAAGCGCCGCGCCGTCGCGCTGAAGGTGCTGCCCGACGAGTACGCCGACGACCAGACCTTCCGGGAGCGCTTCCTGCGCGAGTCACATGCGGCGGCGATTCTGCAAGAGCCGCATGTGATTCCGATCCACGACTGGGGCGAGATCGACCACACGCTGTACATCGATATGCGACTGGTGCGGGGCGAGACATTGCACGACATCCTGGCCAGGCGTGCCTTGACGCCGGAGCGGGCCGTCGAGATCATCGGCCAGGTCGCCGCGGCGCTGGACGCGGCGCATGCCAACGGGCTGATCCATCGCGACGTCAAGCCGCAGAACATCATCATCACCCCAGACGACTTCGCCTATCTCGTCGACTTCGGCATCGCCGAAGCCCGGGGTGAGTCGCATCTGACGATGAGCGGCTATCAGGTGGGCAGCTTCGCCTACATGGCACCCGAGCGGCTCAACAGCGACGAACCGGCGACGTCCGCCGTCGATGTGTATGCGCTGGCGTGTGTGTTGTACGAGGCGCTGACGGGTCGCCGGCCGTTCGTCGGCGACACCCAGCAGATCATCGCCGGTCACCTGACGGCGCTGCCGCCGCGGCCCAGTGTCGCTCGCTCGGGCGTCCCGGCCGCGCTCGACGACGTCATCAGCCGGGGAATGGCCAAGCACCCGGATGACCGGTATGGCAGTGCCGGAGCGCTGGCGCGGGCGGCCAAGCGGGCTTTGTCGGCTCCGCAGTCGGCTCCTGAGCCGGCTCCGGGGCCGACTGCCGCGGATACGGTTTACGGCCCGCAGTATCAGCCGCCGCAGTACCCACCACCGCAGTATTTCCCCTCTCCCCCAACGGTTCCCGCATATCCACCGCGGGATGACTCCCGGCGATTTCTGGTGCCGACGCTGGTGGCGGTGGCGGCCGCTCTGGTCGTCGTAGCGGTGGTACTGGTGGTGGTTGTCGTCGGGAACCAGAAGTCCGGTTCGGACACTTCGAGGGTCGCCTATCCCCCGTCGGGACAACCGACGTACCAGCCGTCCTACGAGACGGGCGCGGCGCCGACGTATCAGACGACGACGCCCCCGACCACGCGCTCGGTCGCGCAGCCGACGACGACAGCATCCGCGGTCCCGGACGCCGAGCAGCAGTTGCGGCAGTACGTGAACCTCGACCGCTCCGTGGTCGCGACGGAGGCCGCCGACAAGTGGGTTCCGCAGCTCAGCTCCAAGCGACCCGGTATCCGTGACAACGGGGTGGTGTGGGACAACGCGATGGCGTTGCAGGAGCACTTGCAATTCCGCAAGCTCTACAACGCCAAGCTGCTGTGGTCGGGTGACTGGTCGACATTCTCCGAGCCGAACTTCTGGGTGACGATCGCGGGGATCACCTTCGACGATTCCAGGGGCGCGCTGATGTGGTGCAGCAGCAAGGGATTCGACCGGGATCACTGCATCGCGAAGATCGTGAGCACGACGCATGGGGTGCCGGGGAGCACCGCGTACAACTGACGAGTCCCCGCTAAGGGCTACGTCCGCTTCACCTTACTGATCACAATGTCATGCGACGAGCACAGCCGGCACGTCAGCGGCCGGATCCTCAAACGCAGCTTGGACATCCGTAATGCCTTGCTGCAGAACGGGTATCGGCAGCCGCACGACAAGGTGATCCACCAGTCCGCCGCATGATCCGCCTCGTCGCAGAACTTCCGGCAGATGCATGGGATCTCGGTTTCGAAATCCAGCGCCGACAGGACATCGAACTCCGGCAGTAGTGCGCACTCCCCGACCATCACGGACTGAAGGGTAAACCTGTAGTTGAGACTTTTCGGTTAGGCGCGCGCGGCCGCGCGGCGAACCCCGTCGGACCGACTGCGGCCGACCGAGTCGGGCGCAAAATTCCACCCGAATGGTGGTTCACATTCCCACCCTTTCTGAAATACATTAAGCCGTTCGATTCGCCCGTCGGGAGGCGCTGATGTCGACGTTCCTGTTCGCAGTACCAGACTCCTTAACGGCCGCGTCCGCCGAGGTGAGCGGAATCGGAGAAGCGATCAGGAGGGCGACGGCGTCGTGGGCGCCGGCCACCACGACGGTGCCGGCCGCGGCCGCTGACGAGGTGTCGGCGGCGATCGCGGGACTGTTCGGCAACTACGCACAGGTCTTTGTGGCGCTGGACGCGCAGGCGGCGGCCTTCGAGCAGCAGCTGTCGCAGGCGCTGGGCACCGGCGCGAATGCGTATGCGAGCGCCGAGGCGGTAAATCTGTCGCTGCTGCAGACCGTGAACCTGGAGGCCCTACTGGCGCCGATCAACGGGCCGGTGCTGGCCCTGACCGGGCGCCCGCTGATCGGCAACGGCGCCAATGGCGCTCCGGGGACCGGCGCCAACGGTGGAGCCGGCGGTTGGTTGCTCGGCAACGGCGGCGCCGGCGGCTCGGGAGGGGCGGGCGCGACAGGCGGGGCCGGCGGCGCCGCGGGTCTGATCGGCAGCGGCGGGACGGGCGGGGCCGGCGGGGCCGGCGGTGGCAAGGGCGGTGCGGGCGGTGCAGGCGGTTGGCTGCTGGGCACCGGCGGGGCCGGCGGCACCGGCGGGTTCATCGCCAACGGGGTCGGCGGCGTCGGCGGGGTCGGCGGAACCGGCGGGTTGTTCGGCGCGGGCGGAGCCGGCGGACCCGGCGGGTTCGCCAACTCCGGGACCGGCGGGAGCGGCGGTGCCGGCGGGGCCGGCGGACTGCTCGGTGCGCTGGTCGGCGCCGGCGGAGGCAACGGCGGGGCCGGCGGAGTTGGTACCACCGGAGGCGCGGGCGGGGCCGGCGGTATCGGCGGCCCGCTGGCCGGCGCCGGTGGCGTCGGCGGTACGGGAGGGCCGGGCACCACCGGGGGCGGCGGGACCGGCGGAGCAGGCGGGGCCGGCGGTCCGCTGTACGGCAACGGCGGCCCCGGTGGAACCGGCGGCAACAGCTTTGGCGGCAACGCCGGGAGCGGCGGGGTCGGGGGGCACGCCGGCTGGTTGTCGGGTTCGGGCGGATCAGGCGGGGCCGGCGGTAACAGCCTGCTCGGCGGCACCGGCGGGCATGGCGGAGCAGGCGGCGACGCTGGTCTGTTCGGCTTCGGTGGGGCGGGCGGAGCCGGCGGATTCGCCACGGCCGGACAAGCCGGAGCCGGCGGCAACGGCGGCGCGGGCGGCATGGTGTTCGGCAACGGCGGCGCAGGCGGGAACGGCGCGCAGGGCGCCCCACTCTTTGCCAGCGGAGACGGCGGCGCCGGCGGGCGGGGCGTGCTGTTCGGCCTTGGGGGAACCGGCGGGATCGGTGGGGCCCTCAGCGCGACGCCGGGCGCCAACGGCGCCAACGGGGCGTTGCTGCCGGCGGCGGCGCTCAACGCGATCAATGCGCCCGTGATCGCCCTAA
This genomic stretch from Mycobacterium paragordonae harbors:
- a CDS encoding serine/threonine-protein kinase; protein product: MKSLVGETFGKYEVSRLLGKGGMGEVYEAFDTDKRRAVALKVLPDEYADDQTFRERFLRESHAAAILQEPHVIPIHDWGEIDHTLYIDMRLVRGETLHDILARRALTPERAVEIIGQVAAALDAAHANGLIHRDVKPQNIIITPDDFAYLVDFGIAEARGESHLTMSGYQVGSFAYMAPERLNSDEPATSAVDVYALACVLYEALTGRRPFVGDTQQIIAGHLTALPPRPSVARSGVPAALDDVISRGMAKHPDDRYGSAGALARAAKRALSAPQSAPEPAPGPTAADTVYGPQYQPPQYPPPQYFPSPPTVPAYPPRDDSRRFLVPTLVAVAAALVVVAVVLVVVVVGNQKSGSDTSRVAYPPSGQPTYQPSYETGAAPTYQTTTPPTTRSVAQPTTTASAVPDAEQQLRQYVNLDRSVVATEAADKWVPQLSSKRPGIRDNGVVWDNAMALQEHLQFRKLYNAKLLWSGDWSTFSEPNFWVTIAGITFDDSRGALMWCSSKGFDRDHCIAKIVSTTHGVPGSTAYN
- a CDS encoding GMC oxidoreductase, with the protein product MAVDYDVVVIGSGFGGSVSALRLTEKGYRVGVLEAGRRFEDSEFPKNSMDVRNFLWAPKLGCTGIQRIHVLPDVIVLAGAGVGGGSLNYANTLYEPKSDAFYRDRQWAHITDWRDELAPYYDQAKRMLGVVRNPTMTASDVALRKVAEDMGVGETFGMTPVGVFFGDDNVPKPGVEVDDPFFGGAGPRRRGCIEVGECMTGCRHNAKNTLMKNYLYLAERAGAKVHDLTTVVKVRPRAEGGYAVDTVRSGSWRARRTAGTITAQQVIFAAGTWGTQQLLHRMKADGTLSGISDRLGVLTRTNSEALCGASVRMRQGSDAGFHQGVAITSSIHPDDKTHIEPVRYGKGPQSMGMLTTVMTDGGGRAPRWARWLGQVLRHPGQAASVYAGLRTWSQRTVIALVMQTEDNSLTLFPKRRRLGGVKLSSRQGHGVPNPTWIPKANEAVRQLAEDIGGMPYSSVGEIFDIPMTAHFLGGCTIGDSPETGVIDPYHRMFGHPGLHVMDGSAISANIGVNPSLTITAQAERAMSFWPNVNEEDTRPDLGTGYQRLVPVAPQRPVVPGDAPAALRLPVVER
- a CDS encoding succinic semialdehyde dehydrogenase — its product is MTTVIDTDPVFAALAARVPAADPGSYHEVTNAMSGKPLGRMPHCTADDVAVAAVRARQVQKSWAGRPIAERAAVLLRMHDLVLKRQDEVLDIIQSENGKARGHAFEEVIDVALTTRYYAHTTGDYLKPQRRQGVQLVLTEAWEYHHPKGLVGVIAPWNYPLTLGISDALPAIVAGNAVLIKPDERTPFSTLWAVRLLEEAGMPPGLVQVVTGPGSELGTPIIEQSDFLMFTGSTRVGRLVAAQAGEQLIDCSMELGGKNALLVLDDADVAKAAVGATRACFSNAGQLCISIERIYVPKMLWDSFVPAFVEATESMVLSAGLDYKADMGSLINETQLNTVIHHVQDAVAQGATVLTGGKPRPDIGPYFYEPTIMTGVRKGMAAFADETFGPVVSLYPVDSEDEAIAKANDSDFGLNFSVWTADPQRGRRVAARLQAGTVNVNEGYAAAWASVDAPMGGMKDSGLGRRHGEHGILKYTESQTIAIERVLPVGAPRWLRADRYARVMTGGLRALKRLPGVK